Proteins encoded by one window of Cannabis sativa cultivar Pink pepper isolate KNU-18-1 chromosome 4, ASM2916894v1, whole genome shotgun sequence:
- the LOC115725299 gene encoding probable rRNA-processing protein EBP2 homolog — protein MVVQHKGLAFLKADDENEVDFDDDVSESGSEFETESEDEDGDVKLVEPSKTAIYNTDGMLDKLGDIKWPDNVEWIHKLSVDVDQQQAVDVNDDLTRELAFYSQALEGTKQAFGKLQSMGIPFLRPPDYYAEMVKTDSHMEKVKGRLLEEKKNIEEAEERRKSRESKKLAKEVQAQKMKERAKQKKDDIESVKKWRKQRQQSGFPEGGEKDGELDFSFEDGKSFQRSNKQRPGVRPGDRSGGKARESRGGVGQGKQQKKKRDFKDSKFGFGGKKSLKKQNTAETTNDFRDFKKGGNASGGNKKRKR, from the coding sequence ATGGTTGTACAACATAAAGGATTGGCCTTTCTAAAGGCAGATGATGAGAACGAAGTTGATTTTGATGATGATGTTTCTGAATCTGGTTCTGAGTTTGAAACTGAATCAGAAGATGAAGATGGAGATGTGAAATTGGTGGAACCATCAAAGACTGCCATTTACAACACTGATGGAATGCTCGATAAACTCGGTGACATTAAGTGGCCAGACAATGTGGAGTGGATACACAAGCTATCTGTTGATGTTGATCAACAGCAAGCGGTGGATGTGAATGATGATCTGACCAGGGAGCTTGCCTTCTACAGTCAAGCTCTGGAGGGAACGAAACAAGCATTCGGGAAGCTTCAGTCGATGGGGATTCCTTTTCTCAGGCCACCTGATTATTATGCAGAGATGGTGAAGACAGACTCTCACATGGAGAAAGTAAAGGGTCGACTTttggaggagaagaagaatatTGAAGAGGCTGAGGAGAGAAGGAAATCAAGAGAGTCAAAGAAATTGGCTAAAGAAGTCCAAGCCCAGAAGATGAAAGAGAGGGCTAAGCAGAAAAAGGATGACATTGAATCCGTTAAGAAGTGGAGGAAACAGAGGCAGCAGAGCGGGTTTCCTGAAGGTGGTGAAAAGGATGGTGAGTTGGACTTTTCCTTTGAAGATGGAAAATCATTCCAGAGATCAAATAAGCAGCGACCTGGTGTGCGTCCTGGAGATCGATCTGGAGGGAAAGCAAGAGAAAGCCGAGGTGGAGTTGGACAGGGAAAACaacagaagaagaagagggatTTTAAGGATTCCAAATTTGGATTCGGAGGCAAGAAATCGTTGAAGAAGCAGAACACAGCTGAAACCACAAACGATTTCCGAGATTTTAAGAAAGGAGGGAATGCTTCTGGAGGaaacaagaaaagaaagaggTGA